The following is a genomic window from Cydia amplana chromosome 23, ilCydAmpl1.1, whole genome shotgun sequence.
ttcctaacttcacgttctgtcatggcactgtatcggaaaagtcagtggttcaaaaatggcggacggtgaaagattttctgcgtactatattcaattttcggtaagctttaactggatttattttataatatgagatggaaatgatgttagtgagtgtgcttattttatttgttgtttattgaagtgattaacttggattacattgatatacgcgaacacatgtttccagtatggcacgttttataatcttactatgtatggggagacattgtctttttcttcagggagatatgattccgggaacatgtcacccccaaagcgatcaagtatacattgtaataaatttacttacaaaatgattcatagagctatcataaatattttcttttctttagtaaatcatgccgcgaaagtacgaccagagaaacactgatttaaactttcaaggtttttgactcattattgtttattaaaacggaatttaatggcgtataattcagtttttaattatacaaccgactccgaaaacggaattatcccagtggcctttgaaaagactgactaaagttgacatcaacattttatcaactacccgtacttggtcttttttatcaagttaaacgttttacacacaggggatgttactcggtcgacaaaaaacagttataacgatatttggttttcaaccggcgatatttgtttttatggatgaaatgctatttcaatggctttccgaccttatgtactatagaaccgacggtccatagaaaggattttaggattatgcagctcaaacaccgtcctcgaaacgtgagcagtaaatttctaagcttatttattatagtaaacaataacgaccagtgatgggtaaaaaaataacattgctgtaggtatctgacgctaaaaataccttcataagaactttaaaaaaatgagcttgttacaagaaattgtatgttaataacttagatttttgttttttttttgtacaaaaattgattccctattttatgttgttttatggataatacgattacattgttttttaaaagtataagattatggattaatatgtgtttgatatcttcatatattaattttctgtagataaagtgaataaattaatgtagatactaccctcgaaatatgacattcccacttaaaatctttttaccaagtgtccccaaatctggaagacttgatcccttcggcttagacatctgattaccggaaatacaacttcaaagcatggaagatgcaatatatatatgtttgctgtgtattttacaaattatagatgcattgctaatagcgatccgagttatataatcaatgagaatctggtatggggagacatggtaaaaatatgtttaccatgtgtcccaagaaccagggtcacttgatccccctaggatcaaggctcccgaccaggggtaaacaagtctcccttacataggggacacatggtaaaagtcaacagtatgggttttcattaaataatgatctaatttattgcacaaatctgttctaattcaaactattaatgaagagataaattctgagtcgtatggtgtataaagtttttcaatactacaaatagttaagaaaatgtatgctaaaaacaaaaggggtgatcaaccctccccagtttcccctattaacaaagtgcggcccgcgtcaacttcgttaaccactatgtggcccttggctgataaaaggttgccgaccactGGCCTACAATATGAGAATGTAGAGTTTTGCTCTAAGGTTTACTACTGGTCAAAATCTGAGCGTAATAAAGATAAATAAGAGCGCTAAAGAGGCTTATAATAAGAACCAATTTAGTACTTCACGAAGTTGAAGTTGGAACTTTATGTACATGCAcgtttatgttgctctgtggtctgtgactgattaatcggtctttggcgttgaacctacggtgcggatatatcggtcattggcgtccaaaaggttaaaattttAGAGTATGATAAAAAATAAGCAGAAGAGCCCAAATATtggatacattatttatttataacaagttTAACCTTTTTCCAGGTTAAGTACATCTATCTAAATTTGTACAAggtttttaacccttaaatgcatgactttttcttttagcccgaaattaatatatgtatcacataattgtttgccgattctaggaaaaatagtaaaaaaaatataacttcgattttcactgcgaaatcagtgttagaagttgaattggctcaatcatatttatgtaaatatgtaattttcagtaatagatatatgaaattttttactaccattagaaaggtacactatttgtgattacctatgataaagtttttaaatataaaataattacaaaccccgaaaaatctgcccaaaatcacatactaaaaatcatcaacttccaggtttttccaagttttccgacatttcgtctataaacaaatgtaacttttataaattaaaatactgcgtaaatttatgtaataattcggaaaatttattagttttactattgaaataatatacaagaacaaatagaatttgtttaataatgcataacatttgatgtttatgttgtgtgtataaatgcatcactatgcatttaagggttaaaaatcATCCAAACATTCCagcagtattttattttttcacgtgaaagcgagtttcctcAGCGGTTCTTGGTTATGTTTGATAGCATTTTTGGCATATTTATAACAGggggttttttaatttaatagttatgtAAAATGCGGATTgaagaaaacaaaaaatgaaATGCGGCAATTTATTTAACTAAACATTCAGATAGCTGACACAATATCCATTGGCGTTCCGGAACCACTCCGGGACTTTTAACGACATGCGCTCCAAATGGTCTATCCCATGACTAAACATACTCTTGGAGACCTCGGTGCATGTCACCGACGGGTCGGCCAGCCAACTCTCAACTTCATCATTCAAACACAACTCCACTTTATACAGAATTTTTGTCAACAAACTCGACTGTAAAACTATTTTGTCTCCCTGAATATATTCTCCACTATTCCTTATCACTTGCAACTCTTTATCCATAATCCAGATTAAGATGTATTGCTTTTTATTCGCTGATATTGTGCAATCTAATACCAGTTTGCACATGACGGTGAATTGAAGTCCTAGGTTGAATTCTTTGGCCATTTTTTCGATTGTGAATATAAAATCTGTTGCACTAGAATGTGGTGTATTGTGGGAGAACACAGGCGTTTCGTTTCCATtacgatttaattttaattcggAGTTGAATAGTTTGACTGTGTCTTTGATTTTCAGACCCAGCCACGCCAGGCATCTATTGCAGTGATATACTTCCCTTTTAGCATTAAAATTATTTGCTTTTTCGGATAAAAGCTTATTGTTAATGATGAAAAAGGTAAGTCTGTGTAAGAAATCATTTTTGTTTGGTTTCATCGCTATTTCTGTAGGTTCACCTCCGTGGCAATGTCCGTGGCAAAACCACTCTGACATGTCAATATTTGTTGAAGGCAACTCCAAAATTCTATCAAATTTTATCACATTATCCGATATGACATTGGAACAATTGCCGCAGAGAATCTTCACTTCATCTTTGGACTCAAAATTAACTTTCAATTCTTGCGTTTTTACATTGGTTTCCACATTATTACTAGTTAGGACTTCATTGTAGAAATTCCCGCCATTTCTAGG
Proteins encoded in this region:
- the LOC134658710 gene encoding uncharacterized protein LOC134658710, with translation MLIKSVFMELRSRLRSCNVYITTGVDFKKNCNLKISIQSNCIVLNYYDDSKRRDSLSSIESLSDCYSDDDEVTAVIPIQEFCQIIPNSMSCLKIDKNNISFRILTEPRNGGNFYNEVLTSNNVETNVKTQELKVNFESKDEVKILCGNCSNVISDNVIKFDRILELPSTNIDMSEWFCHGHCHGGEPTEIAMKPNKNDFLHRLTFFIINNKLLSEKANNFNAKREVYHCNRCLAWLGLKIKDTVKLFNSELKLNRNGNETPVFSHNTPHSSATDFIFTIEKMAKEFNLGLQFTVMCKLVLDCTISANKKQYILIWIMDKELQVIRNSGEYIQGDKIVLQSSLLTKILYKVELCLNDEVESWLADPSVTCTEVSKSMFSHGIDHLERMSLKVPEWFRNANGYCVSYLNV